A single Syngnathoides biaculeatus isolate LvHL_M chromosome 18, ASM1980259v1, whole genome shotgun sequence DNA region contains:
- the LOC133491722 gene encoding procollagen C-endopeptidase enhancer 2-like, with product MVSAGQMWGISVLLSLTLGWTRAQQNNYTRPVFHCGGSLVADSGFVGSEGFPSHYKPNSKCTWTITVPEEKVVMLTFRIFDLEADSQCRYDYLDVYNGKSDTVQKLGRFCGTFRPGALISTTNTMMLEMVTDEETHGRGFVAYFSGTQPYAEDQQFCGGKTTKSQGEIMTPNWPNKKYPAGTSCSWLITVELDKVIQVKFDKFVLESDTYCRFDYVAFFNGGERDDSRLIGKYCGDQAPQTIITTGNVLLVQFVSDLSVTSDGFVATYTSIPRGADPSVARSAGAGADGRSPPARPALKPALRVVPTTAALPPVTSTKYVRPPAPEPTEPTKPVRPSHGRGAGTSGQDGRVVNARPNGGRPVAQNPLCAKVCKRDGTIKPSFCASEFVITGKVTSLAPGPRGTLLVGVSLIKTYKAGRLTITQVGESMSVRLVSQCRKCPLLRRGANYIIMGQVDEDGRGSLQPGAFTALYKAPHHKLLTNINNQPC from the exons ATGGTGTCGGCAGGCCAAATGTGGGGAATCTCCGTGCTCTTGTCTCTGACTTTGGGATGGACGCGAGCCCAGCAGAACAATTATACCAG GCCTGTCTTCCACTGCGGCGGCTCACTTGTTGCAGATTCAGGGTTCGTCGGCAGCGAGGGCTTCCCGAGCCATTATAAACCCAACAGCAAATGCACCTGGACCATCACA GTCCCGGAGGAGAAAGTGGTTATGCTCACCTTCCGCATTTTTGACCTGGAGGCGGACTCACAATGCCGTTATGACTACCTGGATGTTTACAACGGCAAATCCGACACGGTGCAGAAACTGGGCCGTTTCTGCGGAACCTTCCGCCCCGGTGCTCTTATTTCCACCACCAACACTATGATGTTAGAAATGGTCACGGATGAGGAGACCCATGGTAGAGGCTTTGTGGCTTACTTCAGTGGCACCCAGCCATATGCTGAGG ATCAGCAGTTCTGTGGGGGGAAGACAACAAAGTCCCAGGGGGAGATCATGACCCCAAACTGGCCCAACAAGAAATATCCGGCAGGAACCAGCTGCTCTTGGCTCATCACTGTGGAGCTGGATAAG GTAATCCAGGTTAAATTTGATAAATTTGTCTTGGAGTCGGACACCTACTGCCGTTTTGACTATGTGGCCTTCTTTAATGGTGGAGAAAGAGACGACTCACGCCTGATTGGAAAATATTGTGGCGATCAAGCCCCACA GACCATAATTACCACCGGCAACGTGCTCCTGGTACAGTTTGTGTCCGACCTCAGCGTGACATCTGACGGGTTCGTGGCCACCTACACGAGCATCCCCCGTGGCGCCGACCCGTCGGTAGCGCGCAGCGCCGGCGCCGGCGCCGATGGCAGGTCTCCTCCAGCAAGGCCTGCCCTCAAACCTGCTTTACGTGTAGTCCCGACTACCGCGGCACTGCCGCCTGTTACCTCGACCAAATATGTACGCCCTCCTGCACCCGAACCAACTGAGCCAACCAAACCTGTCAGGCCAAGTCATGGACGTGGGGCGGGCACCTCAGGTCAGGACGGGAGAGTGGTGAATGCGAGACCAAATGGGGGACGGCCTG TCGCTCAGAATCCACTCTGTGCCAAAGTGTGCAAAAGAGATGGAACCATCAAGCCCAGTTTCTGTGCCAGTGAATTTG tGATAACAGGGAAGGTGACCTCGCTGGCCCCAGGTCCTCGGGGCACGCTGCTCGTCGGGGTTTCTCTCATTAAAACCTACAAAGCCGGGCGGCTAACAATCACACAAGTGGGAGAGTCCATGTCTGTTCGATTGGTGTCACAATGCAGGAAGTGCCCGTTGCTCCGCAGAG GTGCAAACTACATCATCATGGGTCAAGTCGATGAGGATGGCCGTGGCAGCCTTCAACCCGGCGCTTTCACAGCGCTGTACAAAGCCCCGCATCACAAATTGTTGACAAACATCAACAACCAGCCATGTTAA